A single window of Mycobacterium sp. ITM-2016-00318 DNA harbors:
- a CDS encoding maleylpyruvate isomerase family mycothiol-dependent enzyme, which translates to MDMRAALIEETAALGELIRDADPATPVPTCPDWTLRQLFRHVGRGNRWAAQIVADRRDTPLDPREVRDGKPPDDPDAAVDWLNAGAQLILDSVDDVGADTYVWTFIGPRPAQWWIRRRVHEATVHRADAAISLGTDFELAPDVAADAIDEWFERIAVEAGAESSPLDAGRTLHLHATDDGLGGAGEWTLTGTGEGIVWSHEHGKGDAALRGRAKDLLLAVVRRQTAADGGLEVFGDTAVWDGWLNRTPF; encoded by the coding sequence GTGGATATGCGGGCTGCGCTCATCGAGGAGACCGCGGCGCTCGGCGAACTGATTCGCGACGCCGATCCGGCGACACCGGTGCCGACGTGCCCGGACTGGACACTGCGGCAGCTGTTCCGTCACGTCGGCCGCGGAAATCGTTGGGCCGCGCAGATCGTCGCCGATCGGCGCGATACCCCACTCGATCCGCGGGAGGTGCGCGACGGTAAGCCGCCGGACGACCCCGACGCAGCCGTCGACTGGCTGAATGCGGGTGCACAGCTGATTCTCGACTCCGTCGACGACGTCGGCGCCGACACCTACGTCTGGACGTTCATCGGTCCGAGGCCCGCGCAATGGTGGATCCGCCGCCGCGTGCACGAAGCGACGGTGCACAGGGCCGATGCGGCGATCTCGCTCGGCACCGACTTCGAGCTGGCGCCGGACGTGGCCGCCGACGCGATCGACGAATGGTTCGAGCGCATCGCCGTGGAGGCCGGCGCCGAATCCTCGCCGCTCGACGCGGGCCGCACACTGCATCTGCACGCCACCGACGACGGGCTCGGAGGCGCAGGCGAGTGGACGCTCACCGGCACCGGCGAGGGCATCGTGTGGTCGCACGAACACGGCAAGGGGGACGCCGCGCTGCGAGGACGCGCGAAGGATCTGCTGCTGGCCGTCGTCCGGCGCCAGACCGCCGCCGACGGCGGGCTCGAGGTCTTCGGCGACACCGCCGTCTGGGACGGGTGGCTGAACCGCACTCCGTTCTGA
- a CDS encoding VOC family protein, translating into MAIEHVLAVVPVSDIDASAQWYAALFGRPADNNPMPSLVEWQVLPGAWVQVFSDPDRAGNGLLNFAVDDLERHLAEIAERSIKSEAIVDASKGVRTCAVTDPDGNTINFIGGFRVDY; encoded by the coding sequence ATGGCAATCGAACATGTCCTGGCCGTCGTCCCGGTGTCCGACATCGACGCAAGCGCGCAGTGGTACGCCGCACTGTTCGGCAGGCCCGCCGACAACAATCCGATGCCCTCGCTCGTCGAATGGCAGGTGCTTCCCGGCGCCTGGGTTCAGGTGTTCAGCGACCCTGACCGCGCGGGCAATGGGCTGCTGAACTTCGCGGTCGACGACCTGGAGCGCCATCTCGCCGAGATCGCGGAACGGAGCATCAAGAGCGAGGCGATCGTCGACGCGAGCAAGGGCGTGCGCACGTGCGCGGTGACCGACCCCGACGGGAACACCATCAACTTCATCGGGGGTTTCCGTGTCGATTATTGA
- a CDS encoding nuclear transport factor 2 family protein has translation MTTSEIATVLAWHDALNTKDFDTLAQVSSDDIEFGDANGAGQGHEALREWAGSLGVTAADPERLYVRDGVVVAEEQDGDAVAFRVVHDHITSVFRHADLRSALAATELTEDDLTS, from the coding sequence ATGACGACTTCGGAGATCGCGACCGTCCTCGCCTGGCATGACGCGTTGAACACCAAGGACTTCGACACACTTGCGCAGGTGTCCAGCGACGACATCGAGTTCGGCGACGCCAACGGGGCCGGCCAGGGGCATGAGGCCCTGCGCGAATGGGCGGGCTCGCTGGGTGTCACCGCCGCCGACCCGGAACGCCTTTATGTCCGCGACGGCGTCGTCGTCGCCGAAGAGCAGGACGGCGACGCAGTGGCATTCCGGGTGGTCCACGACCACATCACATCGGTTTTCCGGCATGCCGACCTGCGCTCGGCGTTGGCGGCGACCGAACTGACCGAAGACGACCTCACGAGCTGA
- a CDS encoding pyridoxal phosphate-dependent aminotransferase has translation MDDVTTHQAPWHATGHHPKQRTFTQSTKLQDVLYEIRGPVHEHAARLEAEGHRILKLNIGNPAQFGFEAPDVIMRDMIQALPYAQGYSDSKGIQAARRAVFTRYELVDGFPRFDVDDVYLGNGVSELITMTLQALLDNGDQVLIPAPDYPLWTASTSLAGGTPVHYLCDETRGWQPDIADLESKITDRTKAMVVINPNNPTGAVYSREVLEQMVELARKHQLLLLADEIYDKILYDDAAHISLATLAPDLLTLTFNGLSKAYRVAGYRSGWLVITGPKDHAGSFLEGISLLANMRLCPNVPAQHAIQVALGGHQSIEDLVLPGGRLLEQRDAAFTALNEIPGVSCVKPQGALYVFPRLDPEVYDINDDEQLVLDLLLQEKILVTQGTGFNWPTPDHLRIVTLPWARDLTNAIERLGNFLTSYRQ, from the coding sequence ATGGACGACGTGACTACCCACCAGGCGCCGTGGCATGCGACGGGTCACCACCCCAAGCAGCGCACGTTCACCCAGTCGACGAAGTTGCAGGATGTCCTGTACGAGATTCGTGGCCCGGTGCACGAGCATGCTGCGCGGTTGGAGGCGGAGGGCCATCGCATCCTGAAGCTGAACATCGGCAATCCTGCGCAGTTCGGTTTCGAGGCGCCGGACGTGATCATGCGCGACATGATCCAGGCGCTGCCCTACGCGCAGGGGTATTCGGACTCCAAGGGCATCCAGGCCGCCCGCCGCGCAGTCTTCACCCGCTACGAGTTGGTCGACGGGTTCCCCCGGTTCGACGTCGACGACGTCTATTTGGGCAACGGGGTGTCGGAACTGATCACGATGACCCTGCAGGCGTTGTTGGACAACGGCGACCAGGTGTTGATCCCGGCTCCCGATTATCCGCTGTGGACGGCTTCGACGTCGCTGGCAGGCGGCACCCCGGTCCATTACCTGTGCGATGAGACCCGCGGTTGGCAGCCCGATATCGCCGATCTGGAGTCCAAGATCACCGATCGCACCAAGGCGATGGTCGTGATCAACCCGAACAATCCCACCGGCGCGGTGTATTCGCGCGAGGTACTCGAGCAGATGGTCGAGCTGGCCCGTAAGCATCAGTTGCTACTGCTGGCCGACGAGATCTACGACAAGATCCTCTACGACGACGCCGCCCATATCAGCCTGGCCACCCTGGCACCCGACCTGCTGACGCTGACGTTCAACGGGTTGTCCAAGGCCTACCGGGTCGCCGGCTACCGGTCGGGCTGGCTGGTGATCACCGGGCCCAAGGATCACGCGGGCAGTTTCCTCGAGGGCATCAGCCTGCTGGCCAACATGCGGCTGTGCCCCAATGTGCCTGCCCAACATGCGATTCAGGTTGCGCTGGGCGGACATCAGAGCATCGAAGACCTCGTCCTGCCCGGTGGCCGCCTTCTGGAGCAGCGTGACGCGGCCTTCACCGCGCTCAACGAAATCCCCGGGGTGTCGTGCGTGAAACCTCAAGGCGCCCTTTATGTCTTCCCTCGCCTCGATCCCGAGGTGTACGACATCAACGACGACGAACAACTCGTCCTCGATCTGCTGCTGCAGGAAAAGATCCTCGTCACCCAGGGCACCGGCTTCAACTGGCCCACCCCCGATCACCTCCGCATCGTCACCCTGCCGTGGGCAAGAGACCTCACCAACGCCATCGAACGGCTCGGCAACTTCCTCACCAGCTACCGGCAGTAG
- a CDS encoding cytochrome P450, whose product MRQRIRWVALHGVIRSLSKLGLRSGDPQARLIADPAVREDPAAFADEVRGRGPVIRCRAVLMTFDHGVAHELLRSDDFSVTEQGGNLPKPLAWVARKTDPGLLHPLRPPSLLSVEPPDHTKYRKLVSSVFTPRAVATLRERVEGAANALLDRLELDHDDDDVVDVVDSYCSQLPVTIIGDVLGVPDEDRSRILHFGEMGAPSLDIGVSWRQFQQVHEGIVGFNNWLADHLRELRRNPGDDLMSQIIKASDEGPRLNAEELQALAGLVLAAGFETTVNLLGNGIRMLLDAPEHLETLAARQDLWPNAVEEILRLDSPVQMTARVAAKDVELAGTRVLRGETVVIHVAGANRDPRVFADPHRFDIERDNAGRHLSFSGGRHFCLGAALARAEGEVGLRTFFERFPDARLAGSGSRRDTRVLRGWSSLPVALGTARAMSSRP is encoded by the coding sequence ATGAGGCAACGAATCCGGTGGGTGGCCCTGCACGGTGTCATCCGCAGCCTCTCCAAGCTCGGTCTTCGCAGCGGCGATCCGCAAGCTCGGCTCATCGCCGACCCCGCGGTACGGGAGGACCCCGCGGCCTTCGCCGACGAAGTCCGAGGACGCGGTCCGGTGATCCGCTGCCGGGCGGTCCTGATGACCTTCGACCACGGCGTCGCGCACGAGCTGCTGAGGTCGGACGATTTCAGCGTCACAGAGCAAGGCGGAAACCTGCCGAAGCCGCTGGCATGGGTGGCGCGGAAGACCGACCCAGGGCTGCTGCACCCGCTGCGGCCGCCGTCGCTGCTGTCGGTCGAGCCGCCCGACCACACCAAGTACCGCAAGCTGGTGTCGTCGGTGTTCACCCCGAGAGCCGTCGCGACGCTGCGTGAGAGGGTCGAAGGGGCCGCGAACGCACTGCTCGACCGACTCGAGCTCGACCATGACGACGACGATGTCGTCGACGTCGTCGACAGCTACTGTTCACAGCTTCCCGTGACCATCATCGGTGACGTCCTCGGCGTGCCCGACGAAGACCGCTCTCGCATACTGCATTTCGGAGAAATGGGCGCGCCGAGCCTCGACATCGGAGTTTCGTGGCGGCAGTTCCAGCAGGTGCACGAAGGCATCGTCGGCTTCAACAACTGGCTCGCGGATCATCTGCGGGAACTGCGCCGCAATCCGGGTGACGATCTGATGAGCCAGATCATCAAGGCGTCCGACGAAGGCCCACGACTGAATGCCGAGGAGTTGCAGGCGCTCGCGGGCCTCGTTCTGGCCGCGGGCTTCGAAACCACGGTCAATCTGCTCGGCAACGGAATTCGGATGCTGCTCGATGCGCCGGAGCACCTCGAAACGCTCGCCGCCCGCCAGGACCTGTGGCCGAACGCCGTCGAAGAGATCCTGCGGCTCGACTCGCCGGTGCAGATGACAGCGCGCGTCGCAGCGAAGGACGTCGAGCTGGCAGGAACCCGGGTACTGCGGGGCGAAACGGTCGTCATCCACGTGGCGGGCGCGAACCGCGATCCGCGTGTCTTCGCCGACCCGCACCGCTTCGACATCGAACGCGACAACGCGGGCAGGCATCTGTCCTTCTCCGGCGGCAGGCACTTCTGTCTCGGTGCGGCACTGGCGCGCGCCGAAGGTGAGGTCGGGCTTCGCACGTTCTTCGAGCGTTTCCCCGACGCGCGACTTGCAGGCAGCGGCAGCCGCCGTGACACCAGGGTGCTGCGAGGCTGGTCCTCGCTTCCTGTTGCTCTAGGGACGGCGCGCGCGATGAGTTCGCGGCCCTGA
- the dcd gene encoding dCTP deaminase → MLLSDRDIRGEVAAGRLGIDPYDESLVQPSSVDVRLDNLFRVFNNTRYTHIDPAIRQDDLTTLVEPKEGEPFVLHPGEFVLGSTLERCSLPVDLAGRLEGKSSLGRLGLLTHSTAGFIDPGFSGHITLELSNVANLPITLWPGMKIGQLCLLRLTSPAESPYGSAKAGSKYQGQRGPTPSRSYQNFIKSM, encoded by the coding sequence GTGCTGCTCTCAGATCGCGACATCCGTGGCGAGGTCGCCGCCGGACGTCTTGGCATCGACCCGTACGACGAGAGCCTGGTGCAGCCGTCGAGCGTGGATGTCCGGCTCGACAACCTGTTCCGGGTCTTCAACAACACCCGGTATACCCACATCGACCCCGCCATCCGCCAGGACGATCTGACCACCCTCGTCGAACCCAAAGAGGGCGAGCCGTTCGTCCTGCACCCCGGGGAGTTCGTGCTCGGGTCCACACTGGAGCGGTGCTCACTTCCTGTCGATCTCGCGGGTCGTCTCGAGGGCAAATCGTCGCTCGGACGGCTCGGCCTGCTGACGCATTCGACCGCCGGCTTCATCGACCCCGGCTTCAGTGGGCATATCACCCTCGAACTGTCCAACGTCGCGAATCTGCCGATCACGCTGTGGCCCGGCATGAAGATCGGTCAGCTCTGCCTGCTCCGGCTGACGAGCCCGGCCGAGAGCCCCTACGGCAGCGCAAAAGCGGGGTCAAAGTATCAGGGGCAGCGCGGACCGACGCCGTCGAGGTCATACCAGAACTTCATCAAATCGATGTAG
- a CDS encoding YibE/F family protein — translation MTHSHAHSHSLDGPSPFGPLAAKVVVGLLIAIGVLVLVGAAWLWPSKQKVEIPLPYQNAAGGAVTTESGHVQSTSAAPCGDQQVGTVLTTTPKPAEGEDTPCTQALIAIDSGPNSGANTLLEFSVGGGQPQLMAGEHIRITRQVDPTGLTTYSFYDYERAWPLIAMAVMFAVVITAVAGWRGFRALIGIAVAFGVLVVFMLPALRDGGAAIPVALVASAAILYVVIYLAHGVSLRTSAALLGTLTSLLLAAGLSWAAIELAHITGLSEEESNAVATYLGNVSITGLLLAGFIVGSLGVLNDVTITQASTVFELAQVGESSSRRGVFLGAMRVGRDHIASTVYTLVLAYAGSALPLLLLFSVANRSLGDVLTSETVAIEIARSAVGGIALALSVPLTTAIAAILATPAGARDSRVSS, via the coding sequence GTGACGCACTCGCACGCCCACTCGCACTCCCTCGACGGCCCGTCGCCGTTCGGTCCGTTGGCCGCCAAGGTCGTCGTCGGGCTGCTCATCGCCATCGGCGTCCTGGTCCTGGTAGGCGCCGCGTGGCTCTGGCCGAGCAAGCAGAAGGTCGAGATACCGCTGCCGTATCAGAACGCGGCGGGCGGAGCCGTCACCACGGAGTCCGGCCATGTGCAGTCCACGAGCGCCGCCCCGTGCGGCGACCAGCAGGTGGGCACGGTGCTGACAACCACACCAAAGCCCGCCGAGGGTGAGGACACCCCGTGTACGCAGGCGCTCATCGCGATCGACTCCGGCCCGAACAGCGGCGCCAACACATTGCTCGAGTTCAGCGTCGGCGGGGGCCAGCCTCAACTGATGGCCGGCGAGCACATCCGGATCACCCGCCAGGTCGACCCGACCGGCCTGACGACGTACTCCTTCTACGACTACGAGCGGGCCTGGCCGCTGATCGCGATGGCCGTCATGTTCGCCGTTGTGATCACCGCGGTCGCCGGGTGGCGGGGTTTCCGCGCGCTGATCGGCATCGCCGTCGCGTTCGGGGTGCTTGTCGTGTTCATGCTGCCCGCTCTGCGCGACGGCGGAGCCGCCATCCCCGTCGCTCTTGTCGCCTCCGCCGCGATTCTCTACGTGGTGATATACCTGGCCCACGGGGTGAGTCTGCGCACCAGCGCTGCACTGCTCGGTACGTTGACGTCACTGCTGCTCGCTGCCGGATTGTCCTGGGCGGCAATCGAATTGGCTCATATCACCGGCTTGTCCGAAGAGGAGAGCAACGCGGTCGCGACCTACCTGGGCAACGTCTCGATCACCGGTCTGCTGCTGGCCGGCTTCATCGTGGGCTCGCTCGGCGTGCTCAACGACGTCACCATCACGCAGGCGTCGACGGTTTTCGAGCTGGCCCAGGTCGGCGAGAGCAGCTCGCGGCGGGGTGTCTTCCTCGGGGCGATGCGGGTGGGCCGCGATCACATCGCGAGCACCGTGTACACCCTTGTGCTGGCGTACGCGGGCAGCGCGCTTCCGCTTCTGCTGTTGTTCAGCGTGGCCAACAGGTCCCTCGGCGACGTGCTGACCAGTGAGACGGTCGCGATCGAGATCGCCCGCTCCGCTGTCGGCGGTATCGCACTCGCGCTGTCGGTGCCGCTGACCACCGCGATCGCGGCCATCCTCGCCACACCCGCAGGAGCGAGGGACTCTCGCGTCAGCTCGTGA
- a CDS encoding site-specific integrase: MCRNVAELVNRVATPHRELCTYTEAEVREFLKAIADDRLGHAWDLALSGLRRGETAGLRWAAVDLEAKSLAIVNNRVMAGARAVENDPKSAASRRTLPLPDRLVSVLRAAKVRQAAERLAVGTGETWEYVVSNEIGEPYAPAVLSRYWRDAVKAAGIRHIKLHAARHTCATLMHLQGVPVAVIAAWIGHKDASLTLKLYARSQDDALKAAGATLDRL, from the coding sequence GTGTGCCGCAATGTCGCCGAGCTAGTCAACCGCGTCGCGACACCACACCGGGAACTGTGCACCTATACCGAGGCCGAGGTCCGAGAGTTCCTGAAGGCGATCGCCGATGATCGTCTCGGCCATGCATGGGACCTGGCCCTGTCGGGCCTGCGCCGTGGCGAGACCGCAGGCCTCCGGTGGGCTGCCGTCGACCTCGAGGCGAAGAGCCTTGCGATCGTCAACAATCGTGTGATGGCCGGCGCCCGCGCGGTTGAGAATGACCCGAAGTCTGCCGCGTCTCGCCGCACACTGCCTTTGCCCGACAGGCTCGTGTCCGTACTGCGGGCGGCGAAGGTGCGGCAGGCAGCCGAACGGCTTGCAGTCGGAACTGGCGAGACTTGGGAGTACGTCGTTAGTAATGAGATCGGCGAGCCCTACGCGCCGGCGGTGTTGTCCCGGTACTGGCGCGACGCAGTGAAAGCCGCCGGCATCCGGCACATCAAGCTGCACGCGGCTCGCCACACCTGCGCGACGTTGATGCATCTGCAGGGAGTGCCGGTGGCGGTGATCGCCGCATGGATCGGCCATAAGGACGCTTCGCTGACACTGAAGCTGTATGCGCGCTCCCAGGACGATGCGCTGAAAGCCGCTGGGGCGACCTTGGATCGGTTGTGA